The genomic region TTAaaatcattcttctcttctttttagtCTTTTTTGAAATGCTTGTGACTTTTTCTATTTGCACATTTAACCACAACCTTTCTAGGAGATTTGCATCTCACATGAGATTTACATGTAGACCTATCTCTCTTcttatcattttttaaaaaatttttctCATCTTTGATGAAAATTTAAGGCTTCCTAAAGAAGTTCAAAAGTTATTATTCACATCTCTTCTAAAATTATTGATGCAACTAGCTCATTCATTTCAATTTTAGAAACATTGCTCTAATTTCAATCTCCAAGTGATCCTGCAAATATAGGAAAAAGTATGGTAAAGTTGTTCGACATCCTCCATAGTCCAGTGGAGTGCAACTAGATAATAATCATGTTGAAAGCATAGAAAGGCTCAACCGAAAAATCCTCATCCTCCATACTAAGTATATACTTCTCTctggaaaaaaaaaattagcaaacatttattttgataaaTATCACTCATCTTCTTGTAGAGATCTACAATGTTGACTTCTTTATGTACACTGAAAATACAAATTATGTCAAATAGAACCTAATTACACCCTTCACTTTTCTATCCAATTTTCCTTACTCTTCTTGTGACATAGTGATAAGTTTAGATCTTAGATTATATCACATTAATCTCTATGCATGAGCATCTAATCCATCTCAAAACTTTAAaggttaaattttattatttaaaacatCTATTTATATCcttaatgtgcttgtctttttttGTGCAACAAGATTTTTGTTTTGGGTAATCTCTCACTCAATTCAAGATCAGCTAGAAAAACCCATTGCCTAACACCTAAAGTTTCAAATGATCAAAGTCATATGTTTTCTACATTGATCTATTAGAGAAGGTGTGCGAAAAATGAACTAATCATTTAGTTACAAGAAAATAAacatagtgcaataacataatgatTTATGTGGGTTAGACCACTTTGAGAGTAAAATTTGACACTTCAAAGTAACTCAATGTGTTATTTAGTAATCAAACACACTTGCAAAGTTTAGGCTTTTATAGGATTATCACCAACATGAAATCTAGTGCAATTTTTGTAGCCTGGTAGTACCTACAAAATTCATTAAGAAAACTCCCACTCCAAGAATTGAATAACTAGTATAAGTGATGTGTAAAACCATCAAACACTACTTAAGAAACTATGAGCTAAGGTGAACCAATGCGTGGTTTCAAAAAACAAGTTATAAAtctaatgttcaaatttcaatgagtCAATGGACAACAAATATACTACTCAATCCACCTATTATGAATTTGTCATAATCCACTCATGTAGTCTTTGTCTTTCTTTCTAATAGTTTTGACATATTGTAGACTTATGGGTTTTTCCTCCAAATTGCAATGCAATTTGTCAAAGATGATTTCATATCAAGGGAAGATTTAGATAGGTCTTTTGAAAAGTAtgatctttttgaaggaaaaggttggcTAGGTGAAATTTTTCCTAGAAAAAATCTCAAAAAGAAGCCTACATACATAGAAATTTATGATACTATGAAGATTGGTTTGgaatcaaataattataaattgtTTTAAAATGAATTTGGCTCTTCATCCAATTTTGAAACCATTTACCCTATGGATTTGGGTAAGTTTGCTAATCTTTTTTATGCCTTTCATCAGTTGGTTTTCCACAAAGCACATTCATAGAAGCTAGGTCATCAACATGTCAAGAGGCTAGGGTTGAACATAAAGCTCATTATGTGGGCTATCACTTCAAAGATAAAGAGGATACAAAGAAAGggtcaaataatgaagaaatggggggaaattatccaaaaatgtaactatgttagcactattgttttggGCTTTTTGGATATGCTTCAGTTTTTGTTTTTATTAACGGTTTGGGGTGGAATTGGGTTCAATCATGGTGGTTGCATTATGATTTTGTATGTTAAGCATGGTAAATGTTATCTTCTAGTGGTGTAGGGTTTCTCGATGGTGGTTTTAGTCCTTAGTTTCAaattggttttgtattttctttttaaTGGTTGTATTTACCCTATAAATTGCTCAAACTCTCTTATATTAATATGTATTCCTTTTAATCACAATGTTTTTTTTGTCATAATGAACTCACTAATATGGGAGGCTCTATTTTGTCTTTATTATTTTCATTTAGAGATATattgtgacatatcaaaatatGCACCATAAGTTGGTCAACAAATGCAACTCCCTCTTATAGCTATTTTACATGTAGTTTccataacattttatttaaaaaatcaattgaaatttctttattagaaataatgaagagtttgaAGATATCCATGTTCCCATGATCAACAAATCAATTACAATGCATCTAGATTATTATTTTTGGATAACTAGACaaatgtatttttaatttaattaaattaagacaAAAATTCAAGACACCTTTCATAATAAtaatcaacaaaataaagaaacTACTTCAAATACATTAGAATTTTACAAcgtaattaatttatctttaacaAATAACTAGAATAAAATTACTTCACCTTTAATACAATTTAACATGATTATAAAATATTATGTTGAGAAATTGTTTATTAGAATTCAAATTAAAATatcttttaataataattttttgtttatctttacaattacaattataaaaaatattatctcTTATAAAATAAAGCAATCAACTTAAGTACTCCGACAACTTATGGCAGATACTCATGATGTTTTTTAGTCTATTTTGTCTGGCTACATTGCTCAATCTTTTAAGAAGAAATTTATGAAGCTGATGACCCCATGAATATTTAATCTTGCTAGCATGACACGTCCTCCGATTCCACGTGAAACGCTTTTTGAACCACGACACTACACATCCCAAAACatcttaaaatatatttttaaataaatgtattaattttaataataaaaaagaataaaatttgTACAATCATATATCGTTTTTCTTCAATAGACAAAGATTTCAATTTGTCTTTTTTCTTATTAGAAAACACAGCACATGGGAAGATAGGATTATAATCTCAACGAGGAACTAAACTCCCTTACATGTCAGAAATTAACTGGTAATGATCGACAACTCAGTGTCGATAAAGGCAAAAAAAACAGTCCCTGGAGAGTTCCTTAGAGATACTCTAATAACGCCAAAAATATAATGTATGCGTAGATAATCTTGGCTACAACTTGCGTTGCCCAAATTTTACCCTGTGAAATTTTCTGTACATTTCATTAAAAAAGAAATCCTGATGGGAAATGCAGCGAGCACGCCAGTAAAGTTTATAGATAGTTAAAAAACACGATTATGATTGCCCATTACTACCATCAATTTTGAACTGTATACAGAAGTGAATCCCTTGAACAGAGCCATATATGTTTTCATTCATCTTCTTCCTTGTCATGGATAGATCAGGCTTAAGACTGATCACATAGTACAAAGTTTCTTGTAGAGAAAATGATATTTATTCATCAAACattaatcattacaacaaaatttaCATTCTTAGCATCCTGCACATTTGTTATAGCTGATGCCCAATCTCTGCTTGTTGCTCTCTTCTTGACTGCATGATTTCATAGATTCATTGTTTCTAGGTAAGCTGAGAAGAAGCCTCTCTATCTGAAACCCTCCGCCCAATTCAACCTCTCGCTTAAAATGGGAGTAATAGCTTTCGAACACGCTCACTGTCACCTGCAAGCGGAACCGCATCATGAACAAAAATTCAACTTCTAGAATGTTCATCTCCCTCAGTGTTAAGCCTCCCACTTTTGCAAAATAGTCATTACTGTAATGCCTGCATCCACCATACAGCAAATCTATATTAGCAATAAGATTCACATTTGATCAGGTTGAGAAACCCAGTTAAtgatcaaaataaaagaaaagcataGAAGACTCACTCATCGTCTAGAAACTTGGTAGCAACCATGACAGTGGTGAGGGTAAGCATATGCATGTTGTGAGTGGTTAAGCGGAAGTTGGGATTGCTGAGAATTAGGCGATCAATATAAGCATATGCCACAACAAATGCGGAAGGACTGCAGCGGACATATTTCAACATCCTTTCCAAGTAGTTTTGTAAGCTTATGGCAGGCACTTGCATTGCAGAGAAAACACACAGATTTTCCCTTGAAATCTTTTTGCCAGAAGAAAACATGAGCCTTTCATGTCGGGCTACAAGTCTGTGGAGTAGGGAAGCAAGAACTGAAAGAATCCAGGGGCTTGAGTCGCTTTCAACGCTGCATAAGTCGGAGCAAGAAACGGCTGAGGATGGATCTGAACCAGTTGCTTCTCTCATGTCTAATTCCACTCTAATTGGCCGCCTGCCTTTTCTCAAGCAATGCAACAGTTAATTGGGGATTGAAGTTTGGGGAATGATGTACTTGGATAGAAGAAATCAttcatatatatagagagaggtatATAAAGTAGAAGAATATAAAAAGGAAGAGAAAGTTCAGGGAGTCTTCCTCGATTGAACATACGTCCTTACAAAAGAGTTTCCTTATGTCGAAGTGACCGACATTAGTGGTAATCTTCGGTGTTAGGGATCTGTATGTGaatagattgttttctagttgtaaCAAGTTAAAAGAGGTAAAGAGAGACACCTTCCTTCTCTCTGCTGGTAATCTTCCGCGAAGGATGCTGTGCGAGGATGAGCTGGGTTGTGTGAGGATGAGTTGGAGTTATCAAATCTATGCACTGTTGTCAAATGCCACGACAAGAGTGTACATTTAACTTTGTTTTTCACGTCTGCAGGAAGAGAGATATGTAATAGCAATATAATGTGATGGAAAACAACCTAATATAATGGAAAAACATATTGTAATGACAAGTAGGTTTCTAAGGCAAACCTGGTCGAATGCGATCGATttggaaaaatattaaaaataaaataaaatattagaatttttttaattttaaaaatacacAAATTAGATGGTTATGAATTCAATTTACTTACATTTGAACAAAGTAGTGTGATGTTCAATTGTTGTGCAAGGTCTTTGGTAGCATGATTATTTGATTCAAATGTTCACAAATAGATTAGAGGTTTTTAAAGAACTTCCTTAAATTCTTAAATTCTTTAAACagttatacatatgtatatttctaGGTGAAAATAAACATGGTTAAGATTGATTGTCAATGACTAATGATTTGATTTATAGTTATCTAGTTTGATTGACTGcttaattcaatttattgattaGTTGATTACTTGACTATCAAATCAACTACATTATTTAATAAACCAATTTGATTTAGACTTAACTAAATTTAAGTAATTAGTTTTTGGGATGACAATAGATGATTGTAATGTAATGATTACAATACAATTAAGGTGTTGAAACCTAGGTGTCTAGACTACTTCTAGCTGAAATTTTACTTTTTTAAAATTTGTATACTAAGAGTGAAGGGCCCTTAACCCTTGTTTACCTAGCCAATactattcatttaatttataaatttaatataataaactcaaaatttaataattaatgtatgacattattttaattatattatattgataTTTCTCAACATATTTTAGGGATATGTATTCTAGATATCTATATTAGTTATAAGTAAAAAGAaaataaactatataaaaaaaTATGGCATAAGATAAGATCATTGTTTAGAGACATTAGTTATTATTGGAACATATTACattagttttagttttagtttagAATAGTTAATAAATATTGTTATTAGTTTGGATTAATAAAAGTAAGATAGGTACCATTACAAATCCGCAAAGCGACACCTAGGGCACATGAGGGATGCGCAGCCAACAAAAATCGAGTAGGGACACTTGAGAACCaacaaaaacactaaaaaaacaatAAGAGAAGAAGCAAAGAAAAGACCACCTAGAAAACAAAAAACTAGTAAAGCCACCATGAAAGGCACAAAGAGATGACCAACTACATGGTGGAATTTTAATCTTGCCAATCCTAGCATAAACTTAGAACTTTGTCAAAAAATGACACCTTTTTGGAAGACCCAAACTAGAGCCAGAAGACACTAGAGCATAATCTAGGGTAGCTTTCACTAGGGACTTTGTGGGGGCCTGCATCTATGATCATAGCCTCAATCTTCTTGTGCTTCTTCTCCTTTTTCCTATAAAGCTCAGCCTGTATGGTCTGGATTGCATGTAGAGAAGAGTTATGCATGTTGGCTACATTCCTGTAGGTCAAGTTGGTCTCCTCAAATTTAATTTTAAGGGCCTCCTGGGATTGCCTAATTTCTTAGATCTCCAAATTTGTCCCAACCATTTTAAGCTTAGCATCCAGGTCATTGATTCTCATATTCATCTTGTCCCAATTCTTCGTTAAACAAACAAATTCATTACCATCCTTCCAGACTCTATCCTCGTCCATTCCCTCAAGCCAGGTATTAGCCCTAGCCTTAGCTTTAGCAACCGCCTCCAACCTTTTTATCTTCATTATCACCACATTCATTTGCCCAAAAAACCATTTGAGTAGATAGTCTTATATTTACACATCAACATGAATgtcctgttaggtcccggagacaactaagaggggggggggtgaattagttgtcaaataaatttgaaccaaaaacttattaaccaacttaatgcttaataccggtaaaccagttaagtatgccggtagagagtgttaatagtaaattgctataccggtaaggattaatgtatgaaacataaacataaagtcatccacaacacatgacaccaatatttgtacgtggaaaccctgtaaggggaaaaaccacgatgggaaaccttacccacaatcagatgatactactgtagatagta from Cryptomeria japonica chromosome 3, Sugi_1.0, whole genome shotgun sequence harbors:
- the LOC131076185 gene encoding cyclin-U2-1-like — protein: MREATGSDPSSAVSCSDLCSVESDSSPWILSVLASLLHRLVARHERLMFSSGKKISRENLCVFSAMQVPAISLQNYLERMLKYVRCSPSAFVVAYAYIDRLILSNPNFRLTTHNMHMLTLTTVMVATKFLDDEHYSNDYFAKVGGLTLREMNILEVEFLFMMRFRLQVTVSVFESYYSHFKREVELGGGFQIERLLLSLPRNNESMKSCSQEESNKQRLGISYNKCAGC